In Risungbinella massiliensis, a single window of DNA contains:
- the lpdA gene encoding dihydrolipoyl dehydrogenase has protein sequence MAEQYDLVVLGGGPGGYVGAIRAAQLGMKVALVEKENVGGVCLHKGCIPTKSMLYSASLYHQMKESETYGIRSENVQVDLSMVHSRKNQIIGQLQKGVEHLLKKNKVDVYSGYGRILGPSIFSPLPGTVSVQTSPEEEGTLLVPQNLLLATGSSPRFLEGLDYDGQSILNSDHALQMEELPNSMLILGGGAIGIEWASMLSDFGVDVTVLEVADRILPGEDVEISREMTRVLKKKGVKVFSEVTVAVDTVQVIEGEVKLQAEVKGASSHFSAEKLLVSVGRTPNVKDIGLDNTAIKVERGAVVVNPFQQTAEKHIYAIGDLVGGFQLAHVAMREAVIAVEHMADQSPEPLQKRQVPRCIYSRPEVASIGFTEQEAKDQGYQVKVGKVPFRTVGKSLVMGEVDGMVKLVVDAKTEDLLGAHLIGADATNLISEAGLAQLLDGTAWEIGQLIHPHPTLSELIGEAALAVDGLAIHG, from the coding sequence TTGGCAGAACAATATGATCTAGTCGTGTTAGGTGGCGGTCCGGGAGGATATGTAGGTGCGATCCGTGCAGCCCAACTCGGGATGAAAGTAGCATTAGTGGAGAAGGAAAACGTGGGAGGAGTATGTTTACACAAGGGATGTATCCCTACAAAATCCATGCTCTATAGTGCTTCTTTGTACCACCAGATGAAGGAATCGGAAACTTACGGGATTCGTTCAGAAAATGTGCAAGTAGATTTATCAATGGTGCATTCTCGGAAAAATCAGATCATTGGACAACTTCAAAAAGGCGTAGAACATCTACTAAAGAAAAATAAAGTCGATGTTTATTCTGGATATGGTCGTATTTTGGGGCCTTCTATTTTTTCTCCCTTACCTGGAACGGTTTCAGTACAGACATCACCTGAAGAAGAGGGAACACTCCTTGTTCCACAGAATCTACTACTTGCGACTGGTTCCTCTCCACGTTTCTTAGAGGGATTAGATTATGATGGACAATCTATTTTGAACTCGGATCATGCCCTTCAGATGGAAGAGTTACCAAATTCCATGTTGATTCTTGGTGGTGGAGCGATAGGAATCGAGTGGGCATCAATGCTCTCTGATTTTGGAGTAGATGTGACCGTTTTAGAAGTGGCAGATCGAATTTTGCCTGGAGAAGATGTGGAAATTAGTCGTGAGATGACGAGAGTTCTCAAGAAAAAGGGCGTAAAAGTATTCAGCGAGGTAACGGTGGCAGTAGATACCGTACAAGTCATCGAAGGAGAAGTGAAACTTCAGGCAGAGGTAAAGGGGGCTTCCTCTCATTTTAGCGCTGAAAAGTTGCTAGTATCTGTAGGGAGAACACCAAATGTAAAAGACATTGGACTTGATAATACGGCGATCAAAGTAGAGCGTGGAGCAGTGGTAGTGAATCCATTCCAACAAACTGCTGAAAAGCATATCTATGCGATTGGAGATTTAGTTGGTGGATTTCAATTAGCACACGTTGCGATGCGAGAGGCTGTAATTGCGGTAGAACACATGGCAGATCAATCGCCTGAGCCACTTCAAAAGCGCCAGGTTCCACGTTGTATCTACAGTAGACCAGAAGTCGCTTCTATCGGTTTCACAGAACAAGAGGCAAAAGACCAAGGTTATCAAGTAAAAGTAGGAAAAGTGCCCTTCCGTACAGTCGGAAAATCACTTGTTATGGGTGAGGTAGATGGAATGGTAAAACTGGTAGTAGATGCGAAGACAGAGGATTTGCTTGGAGCTCACCTCATTGGAGCAGACGCAACCAACCTAATTTCGGAAGCAGGATTAGCCCAATTACTGGATGGAACTGCATGGGAGATCGGCCAGTTGATTCACCCGCATCCGACGCTTTCGGAGTTGATCGGAGAAGCGGCCCTTGCCGTAGATGGTTTGGCTATTCACGGTTAA
- a CDS encoding Leu/Phe/Val dehydrogenase, which produces MKILEAMKQYDYEQLVFCQDESSGLKAIIAIHDTTLGPALGGIRMWNYATEEEAIVDALRLARGMTYKAAVSGLNLGGGKTVIIGESRTDKSEAMFRALGRYVEGLNGRYITAEDVGTNEEDMNNIFLETSYVTGVSPAFGSSGNPSPVTAFGVYQGMKAAAKVAYGSDSLKGKKIAVQGVGNVAYHLCKYLHEEGAQLIVTDIYEPNVKRAVQDFGATSVHPDEIYDVDCDIFSPCALGAIVNDDTIDRLRCNVIAGSANNQLKEDRHGDLLEQKGIFYAPDYVINAGGLINVADELYGYNRERAMAKVEGIYHTIEKVFEIAKRDGIPTYQAADRLAEERIESLRKSRNMFVQKDRHALTPVHR; this is translated from the coding sequence ATGAAAATTTTAGAGGCAATGAAACAGTATGACTATGAGCAACTCGTTTTTTGCCAAGATGAAAGTTCCGGTCTCAAAGCGATTATTGCAATTCATGATACAACATTGGGGCCTGCTCTCGGCGGAATCCGGATGTGGAACTATGCAACGGAAGAAGAAGCAATTGTAGATGCTCTCCGTTTGGCTCGTGGTATGACCTACAAAGCTGCTGTTTCTGGGTTAAATCTGGGTGGTGGCAAGACAGTCATTATCGGTGAATCTCGAACAGACAAAAGTGAAGCCATGTTCCGTGCCCTCGGACGTTATGTAGAGGGATTGAATGGACGTTACATCACGGCAGAAGATGTCGGTACGAATGAAGAAGATATGAATAATATTTTCTTGGAGACAAGTTATGTAACGGGTGTCTCTCCAGCTTTTGGTTCTAGTGGGAATCCTTCTCCTGTCACTGCTTTTGGTGTATACCAGGGAATGAAAGCTGCTGCGAAAGTTGCCTATGGTAGCGATTCTTTAAAAGGGAAAAAGATTGCAGTCCAAGGTGTAGGTAATGTGGCCTATCATCTATGCAAGTATTTGCATGAAGAAGGTGCGCAGTTGATTGTGACAGATATATATGAGCCAAACGTAAAGCGTGCGGTACAAGACTTTGGGGCGACTAGTGTACATCCAGATGAAATCTATGATGTAGATTGCGATATTTTTTCTCCATGTGCGTTAGGTGCCATTGTCAATGATGACACTATTGACCGATTACGTTGCAACGTAATAGCAGGCTCCGCAAATAATCAACTAAAAGAAGATCGACACGGAGATCTTCTGGAACAAAAAGGGATCTTCTACGCCCCAGATTATGTGATCAATGCGGGTGGTCTCATCAATGTAGCGGACGAACTTTATGGGTATAATCGTGAACGAGCGATGGCCAAAGTAGAAGGAATATACCATACGATTGAAAAAGTATTTGAGATTGCAAAGCGTGATGGCATTCCTACCTATCAAGCAGCGGATCGTTTGGCAGAAGAGCGTATTGAATCTCTTCGAAAATCACGTAACATGTTTGTGCAGAAGGATCGTCATGCGCTTACGCCTGTGCATCGTTAA
- the yqiS gene encoding phosphate butyryltransferase, translating into MTTFEQILKRAESLPSVTVAVAAAADHEVLEAVRDAKQHGIAQFLLFGDQDKIKEIAAEIGLELAEEEVTHAKSVQEAALLAVTAVKERRADVMMKGMVQTSDFLRAVLNKEKGLRTGKVLSHVASFEVPGFDRLIHVTDPALNVAPTLPEKAQITQNIIDFCHSLGNTEPKIAALAAVEVVNPNMQATLDAAALSQMNRRGQIKGALVDGPFALDNAISLESAEHKGVTGPVAGQADVLLVPDIEAGNILYKSMVYFAKAKIGALVLGAAAPVILTSRADSAEAKLYSIAMAVLQADYTKRR; encoded by the coding sequence TTGACAACTTTTGAACAAATCTTAAAAAGAGCAGAATCGCTGCCATCCGTAACGGTCGCTGTGGCAGCAGCTGCCGATCATGAAGTATTAGAAGCAGTACGAGACGCAAAACAACATGGTATTGCACAATTTCTCTTGTTTGGAGATCAAGACAAAATAAAGGAGATTGCAGCCGAAATTGGGTTGGAATTGGCAGAAGAAGAAGTAACCCATGCTAAAAGTGTTCAAGAGGCAGCACTCCTAGCGGTAACAGCGGTGAAAGAGCGTCGTGCAGATGTAATGATGAAAGGCATGGTACAAACCTCCGACTTCTTGCGTGCTGTTTTGAACAAGGAAAAAGGGTTGCGCACAGGTAAGGTGTTAAGTCACGTTGCTAGTTTCGAGGTTCCTGGTTTTGACCGCCTCATTCATGTGACAGACCCTGCTTTAAACGTGGCGCCTACACTACCAGAAAAAGCACAGATCACTCAGAACATCATCGACTTCTGTCACTCTCTTGGAAATACGGAACCAAAGATTGCAGCATTGGCTGCGGTGGAAGTAGTTAATCCTAATATGCAAGCTACTTTAGATGCAGCAGCTCTGTCACAAATGAACCGCCGTGGTCAGATTAAAGGCGCTTTGGTAGATGGACCTTTTGCTTTGGATAACGCGATTTCGCTGGAATCGGCTGAACATAAAGGTGTAACGGGACCTGTAGCAGGTCAGGCGGATGTCTTGCTTGTTCCGGATATTGAAGCAGGAAACATTTTATACAAATCTATGGTTTACTTCGCAAAAGCAAAGATCGGAGCACTCGTTCTAGGTGCGGCTGCACCAGTGATCTTGACTTCTAGAGCAGATTCTGCAGAAGCGAAACTCTACTCGATCGCGATGGCGGTATTGCAAGCAGACTACACAAAGCGGAGATAA
- a CDS encoding sigma-54 interaction domain-containing protein: MLKLVMVGAPDEAYRSFASLQKVAEWVEWIGYVSNEDKPFWLTETGEKISVPIPTAKSIQPFLQLEPNVIVDFSNRKLLRDLPNGSKSLIISGDNLEVWETIIQWLVLLTSSGQTTSLNNVKELEQLTQQVHDLEGMKSFFQAIINSFDDAISVVDTDGKGFLINPAYTRLTGLTSEQVIGKPAEVDIAEGESMHRQVLQTQEPVRGVQLKVGPNRKEVVVNVAPILVGTQCKGSVGIIHDRSELEKLSQDLMRAKSIIRRLEAKYLFEDIIGESEEMKFAIQQAKQAATTRATVLLRGESGTGKELFAHAIHNASQRRLGPFVRVNCAALVGSLLESELFGYDEGAFTGARRGGKKGLFEEASGGTIFLDEIGEMDLSTQAKLLRVLQEKEVVRVGGTKVISVDVRVIAATHVPLEQAIQERRFREDLYYRLNVFPIHIAPLRLRKDDLLKLTEYLIHKLNREYGRNVTGLSEEVEILLQSYDFPGNVRELENLLGRAMIQMKFSDQVMEKEHFPMLIQSDGMEVKPKNHVVSLKEQLEMAEKEILHRTMEEFGNHKGQVAKHLRISIRSLYYKLEKYGISMQ, encoded by the coding sequence ATGCTAAAATTGGTGATGGTAGGGGCTCCTGATGAGGCGTATCGTTCGTTTGCTTCCTTGCAAAAAGTTGCTGAGTGGGTGGAATGGATTGGGTATGTTTCAAATGAAGATAAGCCGTTTTGGCTGACGGAGACAGGGGAAAAGATCTCGGTTCCGATCCCTACTGCCAAGTCAATCCAACCTTTTCTCCAACTGGAACCCAATGTAATAGTAGACTTCTCGAATAGGAAACTACTGAGGGATTTGCCTAACGGAAGTAAGTCTTTGATCATTTCTGGTGATAATTTAGAGGTTTGGGAAACCATCATACAGTGGCTTGTATTATTAACTAGTAGTGGTCAGACCACTTCACTAAACAATGTAAAAGAATTGGAACAGCTTACTCAACAAGTTCATGATCTAGAAGGGATGAAAAGCTTTTTTCAAGCGATCATCAATTCCTTTGATGATGCGATTTCCGTAGTAGACACGGATGGAAAAGGCTTTTTGATCAATCCAGCATATACCCGACTCACTGGGCTCACATCAGAACAAGTAATAGGAAAGCCAGCAGAAGTAGATATCGCCGAGGGAGAAAGCATGCATCGGCAGGTACTCCAAACTCAAGAACCAGTAAGAGGAGTACAACTCAAAGTAGGACCAAACCGCAAGGAAGTGGTCGTGAATGTGGCACCGATTTTGGTGGGAACGCAGTGCAAAGGTAGTGTTGGAATCATCCATGATCGTTCAGAGTTGGAGAAGTTGAGCCAAGATCTTATGCGTGCCAAGAGTATCATTCGCCGTCTAGAAGCAAAATATTTGTTTGAAGACATTATCGGGGAAAGCGAAGAGATGAAATTTGCAATTCAACAAGCAAAGCAAGCAGCGACCACCCGGGCAACAGTGTTACTTAGAGGTGAGTCAGGTACAGGGAAAGAGCTTTTTGCACATGCCATACATAATGCAAGTCAACGTAGGTTAGGCCCTTTTGTGAGGGTTAACTGTGCGGCACTAGTTGGCTCTCTATTGGAGAGTGAGCTGTTTGGCTATGACGAAGGGGCTTTTACCGGAGCTAGGCGCGGTGGAAAAAAAGGTCTCTTTGAAGAAGCGAGCGGAGGAACGATTTTCCTCGATGAAATTGGAGAAATGGACCTATCTACGCAAGCAAAACTACTCCGCGTTTTGCAAGAAAAAGAGGTGGTTCGGGTCGGGGGAACCAAGGTGATATCAGTGGATGTGCGAGTGATTGCTGCGACCCATGTCCCCTTGGAACAAGCAATACAGGAACGTAGATTTCGTGAGGACTTATATTATCGTCTAAATGTTTTTCCTATTCATATCGCTCCCCTGCGTTTGCGAAAAGATGACTTGTTAAAATTGACAGAGTACCTGATTCACAAACTGAATAGAGAATATGGGCGAAATGTGACAGGACTCTCAGAAGAGGTGGAAATACTACTTCAATCGTATGATTTCCCAGGAAATGTCCGTGAGCTAGAAAACTTATTAGGACGAGCGATGATTCAGATGAAGTTCTCGGATCAAGTAATGGAAAAAGAACATTTTCCAATGCTGATCCAATCCGATGGGATGGAAGTTAAACCAAAGAATCATGTTGTTTCTCTCAAAGAGCAGTTAGAAATGGCAGAGAAAGAGATCTTGCATCGTACGATGGAAGAGTTTGGTAACCATAAAGGACAAGTGGCGAAGCACCTTCGGATCTCCATTCGAAGTCTCTATTACAAATTAGAAAAATATGGTATATCGATGCAGTAA
- a CDS encoding DUF2627 family protein — protein sequence MKPVIQRIIAITLVCLPGVLAIYGWTTLRDLFFEYTAGGDFQWLPFLKGIGAFGMGLFIIGHFIFYREKKNYKVQDKLLTEEERAEKARNKKKGGNFLEKV from the coding sequence ATGAAACCAGTTATCCAACGAATTATCGCAATTACTTTGGTTTGCTTACCAGGAGTGCTGGCTATCTATGGTTGGACAACACTTCGAGACCTCTTTTTTGAATACACCGCTGGTGGAGATTTCCAATGGTTGCCCTTTTTAAAAGGAATTGGAGCATTTGGAATGGGACTATTTATAATCGGACATTTCATATTTTATCGGGAGAAAAAAAATTATAAAGTACAGGATAAGCTACTAACGGAAGAAGAACGGGCAGAAAAAGCACGGAATAAGAAAAAAGGCGGGAATTTTTTAGAGAAGGTGTAG
- a CDS encoding superoxide dismutase, translating into MQYDWLDWMKKPLNDMLQDCQQQAEFFPQEEQQEILGRFRALTRSIKYAIQPATYYQAWEELIALQRYCRERRELLTLSIQDTEDSEVEPSAIEKDSTAISVAPYRPVPIGQHKLPPLRYSYDALEPYIDRETMRIHHAELHQKYVNDLNKAEKQLQNAREKRNYDLVKHWERELAFNGAGHYLHTIFFDIMSPGAGGEPKGDLRDQIIRDFGSYRAFKEHFSQAAEKVEGGGWALLIWSPRAQRLEILQAEKHQNLSQQDQIPILALDVWEHAYYLKYPNKRKAYIENWFKVVDWNRVNDRYDTARRVLWQPY; encoded by the coding sequence ATGCAGTATGACTGGCTGGATTGGATGAAAAAACCACTTAACGATATGCTTCAAGACTGTCAACAGCAGGCAGAATTTTTTCCACAAGAAGAACAACAAGAGATTCTTGGGCGTTTTCGAGCTCTTACCCGTTCCATCAAATATGCGATACAACCCGCTACTTATTACCAAGCATGGGAAGAATTAATCGCATTACAACGATATTGTCGTGAACGAAGAGAACTTCTAACACTAAGTATTCAAGATACGGAAGATTCCGAAGTGGAACCTTCCGCAATTGAAAAAGATTCTACAGCTATTTCTGTAGCACCTTATCGACCTGTACCGATTGGTCAACACAAATTACCTCCCTTACGCTATAGTTATGATGCTTTGGAACCATATATTGATCGAGAGACGATGAGAATTCATCATGCTGAGCTACATCAAAAATATGTAAATGATCTCAACAAGGCAGAAAAACAATTACAAAACGCACGCGAAAAAAGGAATTACGATCTAGTCAAGCATTGGGAACGGGAACTAGCTTTTAATGGTGCTGGTCACTATCTTCATACTATCTTCTTTGACATCATGAGTCCTGGTGCTGGTGGCGAACCAAAAGGAGACTTACGAGATCAGATTATTCGAGATTTTGGTAGCTATCGGGCATTCAAAGAACATTTTTCCCAGGCTGCTGAAAAAGTAGAAGGTGGAGGTTGGGCGCTCTTAATCTGGAGTCCAAGAGCACAACGCTTGGAAATTCTCCAAGCAGAAAAGCACCAAAACCTCTCACAACAAGATCAGATTCCGATCCTTGCACTCGATGTATGGGAACATGCTTATTATTTGAAATACCCCAATAAACGAAAAGCATATATTGAGAACTGGTTTAAAGTGGTTGATTGGAACCGAGTCAATGATCGCTATGATACTGCACGTCGTGTCTTATGGCAACCGTACTAG
- a CDS encoding SDR family oxidoreductase produces MSSTKQPKPTFPAQHQTQQPGIESQMNPLPEFDRKTYRGSGKLQDKVAIITGGDSGIGRAVAIAFAKEGAHVVISYLNEDTDAKATQSYIEKFGRNCLLIPGDIGQETHCQKIIETTMNELSRIDTLVLNAAEQTPQDMITNITNTQLEKTFRTNLFSMFYLTKAALPHLLTGSSIITTTSVTAYLGNEQLLDYSATKGAITTFTRSLALQLVKKGIRVNGVAPGPIWTPLIPSTFPPDQVSTFGSTTPMGRAGQPVELAPTYVYLASEDSSYVTGQVIHVNGGEVLNG; encoded by the coding sequence ATGTCTAGTACAAAACAACCCAAACCTACCTTTCCAGCACAACATCAAACACAGCAACCTGGAATAGAGAGCCAGATGAACCCGCTACCTGAATTTGATCGCAAGACATACCGTGGTTCTGGAAAATTACAAGACAAAGTGGCAATTATCACGGGGGGAGATAGTGGAATTGGACGTGCTGTTGCAATCGCTTTTGCCAAAGAAGGTGCACATGTTGTAATTAGCTACCTAAATGAAGACACAGATGCAAAAGCAACCCAATCCTACATCGAAAAATTTGGGCGTAACTGTCTCCTTATTCCAGGTGACATCGGGCAAGAAACACATTGTCAAAAAATAATTGAAACAACCATGAATGAACTCTCTCGAATTGATACATTAGTTTTGAATGCCGCCGAGCAGACTCCTCAAGATATGATCACCAATATCACTAATACTCAACTAGAAAAAACGTTTCGTACCAATCTATTTTCCATGTTTTACTTGACCAAAGCAGCTTTGCCACATCTTCTCACCGGGAGTAGCATCATTACCACTACTTCGGTCACAGCTTACTTAGGCAATGAGCAACTTCTTGATTACTCCGCTACCAAAGGGGCAATTACTACCTTTACCCGCTCTTTGGCACTACAGTTGGTAAAGAAGGGAATACGAGTAAATGGAGTAGCTCCTGGTCCGATCTGGACGCCACTCATCCCTTCCACTTTCCCACCTGACCAAGTATCTACCTTCGGTTCCACCACTCCGATGGGTCGAGCTGGACAACCTGTCGAGTTAGCGCCTACTTATGTTTATCTGGCATCAGAAGATTCTTCTTATGTAACAGGACAAGTGATACATGTAAATGGAGGGGAAGTATTGAACGGGTAA
- a CDS encoding ABC transporter ATP-binding protein — protein MQETPKPEKRERLDWKKFYGLIRDTKVSKVLLTLAIGLSLIQTLASLIVPWFTKNLVDDLSATSLSPGVIGLLAGAFLLQAIAGAISTYFLFYVGESVVLNLRRKLWNKTLVLPVSYFDQHRSGDIISRISNDTLQIKDLVSNHLVTMFSSVISIIGAIAVLFYLDWQMSLVILGILPVIFLLIRPMGRKIYFISRDLQKETAGLTSMLTQIVSEIRLVKSYVAEDHEKDQGSQKISHLFQFGLREAKIISILQPLIFLLMTIMLVAVIGYGGVRVATGALTAGELVAFILYLFQVVTPMSLFARFFTSLQKAMGATERLHQILDWDEELEDEGLVDVKPTKSLKLDHVRFGYGDNDPVIRNVSLEIPPGKVTAIVGPSGAGKTTLFSLLERFYQPTDGQIYQGGTPIEDFSLRAWRSQFGYVSQESPLLAGTIRENICYGMKREVTEEELKYAAKLANALEFIEELPQSLDTEVGERGIKLSGGQRQRIAIARALLQDPAILMLDEATSNLDSQSEVAVQQALQTLMEGRTTLVIAHRLATVVHADQIVVLEKGEVTGTGTHHELLENHSLYQELVQHQFQRDLMPGVVQEKNSPSQTNS, from the coding sequence TTGCAAGAAACTCCTAAACCAGAAAAAAGGGAACGTTTAGATTGGAAAAAGTTTTATGGACTTATTCGAGATACTAAAGTGTCCAAAGTATTGTTAACTTTAGCAATTGGACTTTCCCTTATTCAAACGTTAGCTAGTTTAATCGTCCCTTGGTTTACCAAGAACTTAGTAGATGATTTGTCCGCTACCTCGTTATCCCCTGGAGTGATCGGTTTATTGGCAGGAGCTTTTCTCCTTCAGGCGATAGCAGGAGCGATTTCCACGTATTTTCTCTTTTATGTTGGAGAAAGTGTTGTCCTTAACTTACGTCGGAAACTGTGGAACAAGACACTTGTTCTTCCGGTCTCCTATTTTGACCAGCACCGTTCAGGAGATATCATCAGTCGAATTAGCAATGATACTCTTCAAATCAAAGACCTAGTGTCTAACCATTTGGTTACGATGTTCTCTAGTGTGATCTCGATTATCGGTGCTATTGCGGTACTCTTTTATCTGGACTGGCAGATGTCACTCGTTATATTAGGAATTCTACCTGTCATATTCCTTTTGATTCGTCCGATGGGGCGTAAGATTTATTTTATCTCACGTGACTTGCAAAAAGAGACAGCCGGTCTGACTAGTATGTTAACACAAATCGTCTCCGAGATCCGGTTGGTCAAATCATATGTAGCAGAAGACCATGAAAAGGATCAAGGTTCTCAGAAGATCTCCCATTTGTTTCAGTTTGGACTGAGAGAGGCCAAGATTATCTCCATCTTACAACCGCTTATCTTCTTATTGATGACGATTATGTTGGTTGCAGTCATCGGATATGGTGGGGTGCGGGTAGCGACTGGAGCACTTACCGCAGGCGAATTAGTTGCTTTTATTTTGTATCTTTTTCAGGTAGTAACACCAATGAGTTTATTTGCTCGATTCTTCACTAGTCTACAAAAAGCAATGGGTGCGACAGAAAGACTTCATCAAATCCTAGATTGGGATGAGGAGCTAGAAGATGAAGGATTAGTCGATGTCAAACCGACCAAAAGTTTAAAATTGGATCATGTTCGCTTTGGCTATGGAGATAATGATCCAGTTATCCGAAATGTATCGCTTGAGATACCACCAGGTAAGGTAACGGCCATCGTTGGTCCTAGCGGAGCAGGGAAAACAACGCTTTTTTCTCTATTAGAACGCTTCTACCAACCAACTGATGGTCAGATTTATCAGGGTGGAACTCCGATCGAAGATTTTTCGCTACGGGCATGGCGTTCTCAATTTGGCTATGTTTCACAAGAAAGTCCGCTTCTAGCAGGTACGATTCGAGAGAATATCTGTTATGGAATGAAACGGGAAGTGACAGAGGAAGAGTTGAAGTACGCTGCCAAATTAGCTAATGCATTAGAATTTATTGAGGAGCTACCTCAAAGTCTGGACACGGAAGTGGGGGAACGAGGAATCAAGCTGTCAGGAGGTCAACGTCAGCGAATCGCGATTGCTCGTGCACTGCTACAAGATCCTGCAATCTTAATGTTAGATGAAGCAACCTCCAATCTGGATTCACAGTCTGAAGTGGCGGTGCAACAAGCGCTTCAGACACTAATGGAAGGGCGTACGACGCTTGTAATCGCCCACCGTTTGGCTACAGTAGTTCATGCTGATCAGATTGTAGTATTGGAGAAGGGTGAAGTAACAGGAACCGGTACCCACCATGAACTGTTAGAAAACCATTCCCTTTACCAAGAACTGGTACAACATCAATTTCAACGGGATTTGATGCCTGGGGTGGTACAAGAAAAAAACAGTCCATCCCAAACAAACTCCTAA
- a CDS encoding class I SAM-dependent methyltransferase, whose translation MLPNNANFGTVAEQYDLYRNDFPIHLFESLQNLDIKITNKRILDLACGTGVLSRFLQNSGADVVGVDASKELLEQAKKHQSPIEYLQGTAEKIPMDDASFDMVTILRAWHWFDPVQASKEIARVLKPDGQLLIINTGNNPHPILDQTFEIASNYIPEKEIRTPIPSLFGFSIHSLEELHQQGLQAFLAWQTEYEVSFDVNTWLGRVSTLSWYSNLNNTQRIELQKRLHSKFATYSNFALPHFFRIVALQKKSI comes from the coding sequence TTGCTACCAAACAATGCGAACTTTGGAACAGTCGCTGAACAATATGACCTCTATCGCAATGATTTCCCTATTCACTTATTCGAATCTCTACAGAATTTAGATATCAAGATAACCAATAAGCGCATTTTGGATCTAGCTTGTGGAACGGGTGTGTTAAGCCGATTCCTTCAAAATTCAGGTGCAGATGTTGTTGGTGTCGATGCATCCAAAGAACTCTTGGAACAGGCAAAGAAGCATCAATCCCCTATAGAGTATCTTCAAGGAACGGCCGAGAAAATCCCCATGGATGACGCCTCATTTGATATGGTGACAATTCTACGTGCATGGCATTGGTTTGATCCTGTACAGGCATCCAAAGAAATAGCAAGAGTCCTAAAGCCAGATGGTCAGTTATTGATTATCAATACAGGAAATAACCCTCACCCCATTTTAGATCAAACCTTTGAGATCGCTTCCAACTATATACCAGAAAAAGAGATACGTACTCCGATCCCTAGTTTATTCGGTTTTTCCATCCATAGTTTGGAAGAGTTACATCAACAGGGGCTTCAAGCTTTTTTGGCGTGGCAAACTGAATACGAGGTTTCGTTTGATGTAAATACATGGTTGGGCAGGGTCTCTACCTTATCGTGGTATAGTAATTTAAACAACACACAACGTATAGAGTTACAAAAGCGCCTACATAGCAAATTTGCCACCTATTCTAATTTTGCTCTCCCACATTTTTTTCGTATTGTAGCATTACAGAAAAAGTCAATATAG
- the spo0A gene encoding sporulation transcription factor Spo0A, with amino-acid sequence MKKIQVTLADDNREFAELLRDHLASQEDIEVIGVAHNGGEVMEMLKQQVPDILVLDIIMPHLDGLGVLEQLQEISLPRAPKIVMLTAFGQENVTQRAVELGASYYILKPFNMDVLTNRIRQLVDMPTSSPRVKTTATVPVSTSSSKPNNLDANITNVIHEIGVPAHIKGYLYLREAITMVYNEIDLLGSITKTLYPRIAEKYNTTSSRVERAIRHAIEVAWSRGNMDSIKSLFGYTINVTKAKPTNSEFIAMVADKLRIEHRAG; translated from the coding sequence TTGAAAAAAATACAAGTAACTCTCGCTGATGATAATCGTGAGTTTGCTGAATTACTTCGGGATCATTTAGCATCCCAAGAAGATATTGAAGTGATTGGAGTAGCTCACAACGGCGGCGAAGTTATGGAGATGTTGAAACAACAAGTACCAGATATTTTGGTTTTAGATATTATTATGCCTCATTTAGATGGGCTAGGAGTCTTAGAGCAACTTCAAGAAATATCATTGCCTAGAGCACCCAAGATCGTGATGTTAACTGCATTCGGACAAGAAAATGTGACACAGCGTGCAGTGGAGTTAGGCGCCTCTTATTACATTTTGAAACCGTTTAATATGGATGTTCTCACCAACCGTATTCGACAGTTAGTAGATATGCCAACCTCATCTCCTCGTGTAAAAACAACAGCAACAGTGCCAGTATCTACATCCAGTTCAAAACCCAATAACTTAGATGCCAATATCACCAATGTGATCCATGAAATTGGTGTTCCTGCTCATATTAAAGGGTATCTTTATCTGCGAGAAGCAATCACCATGGTATATAACGAAATTGATCTCTTAGGCTCGATCACGAAAACACTATATCCTCGGATTGCCGAAAAATACAACACCACTTCTAGTCGGGTAGAGCGTGCCATTCGACATGCTATTGAAGTAGCATGGAGTAGAGGGAATATGGATTCGATCAAGTCTCTCTTTGGTTATACGATCAATGTAACCAAAGCAAAGCCAACCAATAGTGAGTTTATTGCGATGGTAGCGGATAAGCTACGTATCGAACATCGAGCAGGTTAA